Proteins found in one Mucilaginibacter gracilis genomic segment:
- a CDS encoding LexA family protein produces MKLANIQIFKVLKSVTELPLFLSTIQAGFPSPADDYLEDAISLDDICISNPASTFLGRVKGQSLKDICVYEGDIVVIDKSLEPEHRDLVVCAIDGEFNAKILHLDDLQGIRLLSANPGFQPIVINELTDFRVWGVVTYIIQNIKNRSHDWNY; encoded by the coding sequence ATGAAATTGGCCAATATTCAAATTTTCAAAGTTTTAAAGTCTGTGACGGAATTACCGCTATTTCTTTCCACAATACAAGCTGGTTTTCCATCCCCTGCGGATGATTATTTAGAGGATGCAATAAGCCTCGATGATATTTGTATTTCCAATCCGGCGAGTACTTTCCTGGGACGGGTCAAAGGCCAATCCCTAAAAGATATTTGCGTTTATGAGGGTGATATCGTTGTGATTGATAAATCGCTTGAACCCGAACACCGTGACCTGGTGGTTTGTGCTATTGATGGAGAGTTTAACGCGAAGATCCTGCATCTTGACGATTTGCAGGGTATACGGCTATTATCAGCTAACCCCGGTTTTCAACCCATTGTTATCAATGAACTAACCGACTTTCGAGTTTGGGGAGTGGTTACTTATATCATTCAGAATATTAAAAATCGTTCCCATGATTGGAATTATTGA
- a CDS encoding BfmA/BtgA family mobilization protein, producing MKEQKDINIKTIRFPVALDDKIIKLTKKFGRGKLEIFGQMLEYFNKTGKDPADINDDLLKNALVKNHDTYIRFIRTQEEKLLIPIKVEIDRMVSSQIKIIDSFNSQVLKANKDILSGQTNQFVETEKLFKVITEKLDNKESLKLKFLYILNYFHKASLNASSKDKETLLQEARQHISKL from the coding sequence ATGAAAGAACAAAAGGACATCAATATCAAAACGATACGTTTCCCGGTTGCTCTTGATGATAAGATCATCAAGCTGACCAAGAAATTTGGGCGTGGCAAACTCGAAATATTCGGGCAGATGTTAGAATACTTTAACAAGACCGGGAAAGATCCCGCCGATATTAATGACGATTTGTTAAAGAACGCACTTGTTAAAAATCACGACACCTACATCCGGTTTATCAGGACGCAGGAAGAGAAACTGCTCATCCCCATCAAGGTAGAGATCGACCGTATGGTTAGTTCACAGATCAAGATCATTGATAGTTTTAATAGCCAGGTCTTAAAGGCAAATAAAGACATCCTTTCCGGTCAAACCAATCAGTTTGTTGAAACTGAAAAGCTATTCAAAGTGATCACCGAGAAGTTAGATAATAAGGAAAGCCTGAAGTTGAAATTCCTTTACATCCTGAATTACTTCCATAAGGCAAGCCTTAATGCATCGTCAAAAGATAAAGAAACATTATTACAGGAAGCACGCCAGCATATATCAAAACTTTAA
- a CDS encoding RNA polymerase sigma factor yields MESLYKLYANTLYNYGSKFTDDKDLIKECIQELFVTVWTRREYLSEPPNVRNYLFKAFRLSLFKKGNMLQKQVRYEETEHYDFHASITIEEEIITGEDNAVLQRRLQATLDQLTARQREAIFLKFYEGLSYEEIAEIMDISVKGAYKVMARAIDALRDKLDPDDFLLLLTLFSLKLFH; encoded by the coding sequence ATAGAGTCACTTTATAAGCTGTACGCGAACACCCTTTATAACTACGGGTCCAAGTTTACAGATGATAAGGACCTTATTAAAGAATGTATCCAGGAATTGTTTGTGACCGTATGGACACGCCGGGAATATTTGAGCGAACCACCAAATGTCAGGAACTACCTGTTTAAAGCCTTCCGGCTTTCCCTGTTCAAAAAAGGGAATATGCTTCAAAAACAGGTACGTTATGAAGAAACCGAGCATTACGATTTCCATGCCTCGATTACCATTGAAGAGGAGATCATTACCGGTGAGGATAACGCCGTCCTGCAACGCAGGCTGCAAGCCACCCTTGACCAGCTTACTGCCAGGCAGCGGGAAGCGATCTTTTTAAAGTTTTACGAGGGGTTGAGCTATGAAGAAATCGCGGAGATAATGGATATTTCTGTCAAAGGAGCATACAAAGTGATGGCCAGGGCAATTGATGCTTTGCGTGATAAGCTTGACCCTGACGACTTTTTATTATTGCTTACACTGTTTTCGTTGAAATTATTTCATTGA
- a CDS encoding Y-family DNA polymerase, translating to MIGIIDCNNFYASCERVFNPALKDVPVIIYSNNDGAVIARSEEAKALGIGMAVPMFEIKRLMKLHDIKGFSSNYTLYGDMSRRIKAIIRTFFKDVEDYSIDESFVDCDGLEYRVFFDYIKTARDKISHWFGVPVSIGVAETKTLAKLANRIAKKQYRKIGVYIIDNEEKRLSALRSTEINDVWGIGGRITKRLNAKGIYTAYDLSLLDTDWAKANFSVVLQRTVYELKGIPCIPLELIPPGKQNIASQKSFGVYQTELEPIAEALANYTARVAEKLRRQKCVAGGIEVWLGTNNFSKTDKQYFPSIHIVCDIPTDYTPYLIKRAVTGLKKIYRKEFLYKRVGVMLTDIRDASDGTLNLFCPYTRQKEITVIKQVDRINRLLGRDTVRSAQQGFVADWRMKQESLSGFFTTRLSDIIEIK from the coding sequence ATGATTGGAATTATTGATTGCAATAATTTTTACGCGAGTTGCGAACGGGTATTTAATCCGGCACTTAAAGATGTGCCAGTTATAATTTATAGCAACAATGATGGCGCTGTCATTGCCCGTAGTGAGGAAGCCAAAGCATTAGGCATTGGCATGGCTGTTCCGATGTTTGAAATAAAGCGATTGATGAAGCTGCATGATATAAAAGGCTTTAGCAGTAATTATACGCTTTACGGTGATATGTCCAGGCGAATAAAAGCCATTATACGCACATTCTTTAAAGATGTTGAAGATTATAGTATTGATGAGTCTTTCGTAGATTGCGATGGACTGGAATACCGTGTTTTCTTCGACTATATCAAAACGGCAAGGGATAAAATTAGTCATTGGTTTGGTGTGCCTGTTTCCATAGGGGTGGCCGAAACCAAAACACTCGCTAAACTCGCTAATCGTATAGCAAAGAAGCAGTACAGGAAAATCGGCGTTTACATTATAGATAACGAGGAAAAGCGTTTATCGGCTTTAAGGTCAACCGAAATAAATGATGTTTGGGGGATAGGTGGCAGGATAACTAAGCGCTTGAATGCTAAGGGGATTTACACGGCTTATGATTTGTCTTTACTTGATACGGATTGGGCAAAAGCTAATTTCAGCGTTGTCCTACAGCGGACGGTTTATGAATTAAAAGGCATCCCCTGCATACCATTGGAACTTATACCGCCCGGCAAACAGAATATTGCTTCACAAAAAAGCTTTGGTGTTTATCAAACAGAATTGGAGCCAATAGCTGAGGCCCTGGCCAACTATACAGCACGCGTTGCCGAAAAGCTGCGGCGGCAAAAATGCGTTGCAGGGGGTATAGAAGTTTGGTTAGGGACTAATAATTTTTCAAAAACGGATAAACAATATTTTCCGTCAATTCATATCGTTTGCGATATACCAACAGATTATACGCCTTATCTGATTAAACGGGCGGTAACTGGATTGAAAAAAATCTACCGCAAAGAATTTCTTTACAAACGTGTCGGGGTGATGCTGACTGATATAAGGGATGCCAGTGACGGTACGTTAAATTTGTTTTGTCCATATACCCGCCAAAAGGAAATAACCGTTATTAAGCAGGTAGATCGTATCAATCGTTTACTTGGCCGTGATACGGTGCGTTCGGCACAACAGGGTTTTGTTGCCGACTGGCGCATGAAACAGGAAAGTTTAAGCGGTTTTTTTACAACACGTTTAAGTGATATAATTGAGATCAAATGA
- a CDS encoding response regulator transcription factor, with translation MTTTKVLLVEDEPVLAEIIRESLQSRSFSVTHTSSAQDALQLYNEYSPDIIILDVMLPDGDGFSIAKQIRIADVATPVIFLTSRSLVEDVVEGFESGGNDYLKKPFSLEELIIRMKALLSKNRLAVSIKPDTQNIRIGNYRFQYPKGILSFAGTERVLTTRECEILQMLILNRNQILSRQTLLFAFWDNDDYFSGRSLDVFMAKLRKYLRNDPGVNILNIRGQGYKLICTVSND, from the coding sequence ATGACGACAACAAAGGTTTTATTGGTAGAGGACGAACCGGTGCTTGCTGAGATCATCCGGGAAAGTTTGCAGTCGCGGAGTTTTTCAGTGACGCATACATCGTCCGCTCAAGATGCACTGCAACTTTATAATGAGTACTCACCGGATATTATTATACTCGATGTAATGTTACCCGACGGCGACGGCTTTAGTATTGCCAAACAGATCCGGATTGCAGATGTGGCTACACCGGTCATTTTTCTCACCTCACGCTCCCTGGTGGAAGATGTGGTAGAGGGTTTTGAAAGCGGCGGCAATGACTATCTAAAGAAGCCCTTTAGCCTGGAGGAACTGATTATTCGGATGAAGGCATTACTTAGCAAAAACCGTTTGGCGGTTAGCATAAAACCAGATACCCAAAATATCCGCATAGGTAATTACCGATTTCAATACCCTAAAGGTATTTTAAGCTTCGCCGGCACGGAGAGAGTGCTGACTACACGCGAATGCGAGATATTGCAAATGCTAATTCTCAATCGAAACCAGATCCTGAGCCGCCAAACATTGCTTTTCGCTTTTTGGGATAATGACGATTATTTTTCTGGCCGCAGCTTGGATGTTTTTATGGCAAAGTTGCGTAAATACTTAAGAAATGATCCAGGCGTGAACATTTTAAATATCAGGGGACAGGGTTATAAGCTAATTTGTACTGTTAGCAATGATTGA
- a CDS encoding redoxin domain-containing protein, producing the protein MKKIILVVLVFVAMQVNAQNYMLKPGDHFPAINITPIINAPVKTLNLSTYSSNKLFIINLWGTWCSPCIPEMDSLAKLQSKFAQHIQVVGLSDEPVDRIKKYLAKKPSKIWLASDTASLLYRMLNLAYVGQCVVINAKHEIVALLKTDSVNAKVINRLIKGEKIKSNGEVQNRLNSTDKDPFGVDSLLASNFTIRSYMTDQQAMGKRPSRGAFGGRRISYYNVGALTMYKEAYNITSSKQIVYEGSAKKYDNYQDKNLSYCFDLLVKPGQKDSLLIIMQNKLQQNLPVKARIELRDTDVYVLKLKDTAKLLIPKSKLMTITYGFSGRGFDGQGVTLNEFANLYLSNEFDLPVVDESGLKGRYDIKTNVEMRTKAGVLKSIEDLGFLLNKERRKVRIMILYTDKNGL; encoded by the coding sequence ATGAAAAAAATAATATTGGTTGTCCTGGTCTTTGTCGCTATGCAGGTTAATGCGCAAAACTATATGCTTAAACCTGGCGATCATTTTCCGGCCATTAACATCACCCCGATCATAAATGCACCGGTTAAGACGCTTAATTTAAGCACCTACTCATCGAACAAACTGTTTATCATTAATTTGTGGGGCACTTGGTGCAGTCCTTGTATTCCGGAAATGGATTCCCTCGCTAAATTACAATCCAAGTTCGCCCAGCATATCCAAGTAGTCGGGCTATCCGATGAACCAGTTGATAGAATAAAGAAATACCTTGCCAAAAAACCGTCTAAAATCTGGCTTGCCTCCGATACTGCTTCATTGTTATACCGGATGCTTAACCTCGCCTATGTCGGGCAGTGCGTTGTGATCAATGCTAAGCATGAAATTGTTGCCCTCTTGAAAACCGATTCTGTCAATGCCAAAGTCATCAACCGGCTTATTAAAGGAGAAAAAATAAAATCTAACGGTGAAGTTCAGAACCGGCTTAACAGTACCGATAAAGACCCGTTTGGCGTAGACAGTTTGTTGGCCAGTAATTTCACTATCCGTTCCTATATGACAGATCAGCAGGCCATGGGAAAGAGGCCCAGCAGGGGTGCCTTTGGTGGCAGGCGAATAAGCTATTATAACGTTGGGGCGCTTACCATGTATAAAGAAGCCTATAACATCACCTCATCAAAACAAATTGTATATGAAGGTTCAGCTAAGAAATATGATAATTATCAGGACAAAAATTTATCGTACTGTTTTGACCTGTTGGTTAAACCCGGCCAAAAGGACAGTTTGCTGATCATCATGCAAAATAAATTACAGCAAAATTTACCTGTAAAAGCACGTATTGAGCTGCGAGATACGGATGTTTACGTTTTAAAACTAAAAGATACAGCTAAGCTATTGATACCGAAATCCAAACTCATGACAATAACTTATGGGTTTAGCGGACGCGGTTTCGATGGTCAGGGTGTCACTTTAAACGAATTTGCAAACCTATACCTAAGCAATGAATTTGATCTGCCGGTAGTAGACGAGAGTGGGTTGAAAGGACGTTACGATATCAAGACAAATGTAGAAATGCGCACCAAAGCAGGGGTTTTGAAATCAATAGAAGACCTTGGATTTTTATTAAACAAAGAACGCCGCAAGGTTAGGATCATGATTTTATATACCGATAAAAATGGATTATGA
- the mobC gene encoding conjugal transfer protein MobC translates to MNTGEDTQGLRKIVDFTRLISIFILAIHFYITCYHAFEAWHWTAGITDRIISNIAKTGLFNGIIKPKLAALLCLAISLVGIKGRKDEKIGYKSIIAYLLSGMLLYWLSVLFFYMPASLTVIAACYIILTGIGYLLMLTGGAWLSRLLKDKLSKDVFNTDNETFPQEERLLENEYSINLPAKYNLKGKVRDSWINVINPMRGLLVSGSPGAGKSYFVIRHVIDQHLKKGFSMLIYDFKFDDLSKIAYNKLMMYKGNYEVKPAFYFINFDDLNRSHRCNPLEPDGMLDITDAAEASRTIMMGLNREWIRKQGDFFVESPINFLTALIWYLRRYEDGKFCTLPHVIELMQIDYEKLFAILQREEEVQALINPFILAYNNNAKAQLEGQIASAKIGLSRLSSPTLYYVLSGNDFTLDLNNPKAPKIICLGNNPQKLQTYGAVLSLYISRLIKQVNQKGKLKSSLIFDEFPTIFFNNMDSLIATARSNKVATTLAVQDFSQLKKDYGAEQADVITGIVGNIISGQVTNDTAKKLSENFGKIVQDKNSLTINSSDTSFSKATQLDYAIPASKIASLSSGEFVGIVADNPEERINLKLFHSEIQNDHDAIAREESAFKPIPLIGYVSPEDVEENYKQIKADIAMLIKTEMEKVEESKPKEEEKDKQTEGTTQKQEKTPESKQSPGTAQIVPDIQQKEQDTTAQKVEQQNLEQADEQGISY, encoded by the coding sequence ATGAATACAGGTGAAGATACCCAAGGACTAAGGAAGATCGTAGATTTTACGAGGCTGATCAGCATCTTTATTTTAGCCATACATTTTTACATTACTTGCTATCATGCCTTTGAAGCGTGGCACTGGACGGCAGGCATCACGGATAGGATAATCAGCAATATTGCTAAAACAGGCTTATTTAATGGAATAATAAAACCAAAACTGGCAGCATTGCTTTGCCTGGCTATTTCATTAGTAGGTATCAAGGGTCGTAAGGATGAAAAGATAGGCTATAAAAGTATTATCGCCTATCTTCTAAGCGGCATGTTGCTTTATTGGTTAAGCGTATTGTTTTTTTATATGCCTGCCAGTCTCACCGTTATCGCTGCCTGTTACATCATATTGACAGGCATTGGATATCTGCTTATGCTAACAGGGGGTGCCTGGTTATCACGCTTGCTTAAAGATAAGTTGAGTAAGGACGTTTTCAATACGGATAACGAAACCTTTCCCCAGGAAGAAAGACTGCTTGAAAATGAATACTCTATTAACCTGCCCGCCAAATATAATTTGAAAGGTAAGGTCAGGGATAGTTGGATAAACGTTATTAATCCCATGCGCGGCCTGTTGGTGTCAGGTTCCCCAGGCGCAGGTAAATCGTACTTCGTTATTCGGCATGTGATAGATCAGCACCTAAAAAAAGGGTTTTCCATGTTGATCTACGATTTTAAGTTTGACGACCTTTCCAAGATCGCTTACAATAAACTGATGATGTACAAGGGGAATTACGAGGTTAAACCTGCTTTTTACTTCATCAATTTTGACGACCTCAACCGTTCCCACCGCTGTAACCCGCTTGAACCTGATGGGATGCTTGATATTACCGACGCGGCAGAGGCAAGCCGCACGATCATGATGGGCCTTAACCGCGAGTGGATACGTAAACAGGGTGATTTTTTTGTGGAAAGTCCGATCAACTTTTTGACGGCACTAATATGGTATTTGCGCAGATATGAGGACGGTAAATTTTGTACGCTTCCCCACGTAATTGAATTAATGCAGATCGATTACGAAAAGCTTTTTGCGATCTTACAGCGAGAGGAAGAAGTGCAGGCCTTGATCAATCCTTTTATTTTAGCGTATAATAATAACGCCAAAGCCCAGCTGGAGGGGCAAATTGCCAGTGCCAAAATTGGCCTGTCCCGCTTATCTTCGCCAACACTTTACTATGTTTTATCAGGCAACGATTTTACACTTGACCTCAACAACCCTAAAGCGCCTAAGATCATCTGCTTGGGGAACAATCCGCAAAAACTGCAAACGTATGGCGCAGTACTATCGTTGTATATTTCGCGACTGATCAAACAGGTCAATCAAAAAGGGAAACTGAAAAGCAGCTTGATATTTGACGAGTTTCCAACCATATTTTTCAATAACATGGATAGCCTGATCGCAACGGCCCGTAGCAATAAGGTAGCGACAACACTTGCGGTTCAAGATTTTAGCCAGCTTAAAAAGGATTATGGGGCTGAACAAGCGGACGTGATAACCGGAATAGTCGGCAACATTATCAGTGGGCAGGTCACCAACGATACCGCAAAAAAATTATCTGAAAATTTTGGTAAGATCGTACAGGATAAAAATAGCCTGACCATCAATAGCAGTGATACTTCATTCTCAAAAGCTACGCAGCTTGATTATGCTATCCCGGCATCAAAGATCGCTTCGCTGTCATCGGGGGAATTTGTAGGCATAGTTGCCGACAATCCCGAAGAACGCATCAACCTGAAATTATTTCATAGCGAAATTCAGAACGATCATGACGCTATTGCCAGAGAGGAATCCGCTTTTAAACCTATTCCCCTGATCGGTTACGTTTCCCCCGAAGATGTGGAAGAAAATTATAAACAGATCAAAGCTGATATTGCAATGCTTATCAAAACAGAGATGGAAAAGGTTGAGGAAAGCAAACCGAAAGAAGAAGAAAAAGACAAGCAAACAGAGGGCACAACCCAAAAACAAGAGAAAACCCCCGAGAGTAAGCAAAGTCCAGGTACAGCGCAGATTGTGCCCGACATACAACAAAAAGAACAAGACACCACCGCTCAAAAAGTCGAGCAACAAAATCTTGAACAGGCAGATGAACAGGGAATTAGTTATTGA
- a CDS encoding response regulator: MLTCIGIDDEEYNNEYLKHCCSNIPFIELIATFTEPFAARALISSGVVDLIFLDFNLIGITAADFIKELPSSVKVIIVSSEMESRIREYAMDIITIVHKPYPCERLLEACKIAAKKQIKKRSKK; this comes from the coding sequence ATGTTGACTTGTATCGGGATTGATGATGAGGAATACAACAATGAATATCTGAAGCATTGCTGTAGCAACATCCCTTTTATAGAGCTGATCGCCACGTTTACAGAGCCCTTTGCCGCCCGCGCCTTAATCTCATCTGGTGTTGTAGATTTGATTTTTCTGGATTTTAATTTAATCGGAATAACCGCTGCTGACTTTATTAAAGAGTTGCCATCATCAGTAAAAGTCATTATTGTTTCATCCGAAATGGAAAGTAGGATAAGGGAATATGCAATGGATATAATTACAATTGTTCATAAGCCTTACCCATGTGAAAGGTTATTGGAAGCCTGTAAAATTGCTGCTAAAAAGCAAATCAAAAAAAGGTCTAAAAAATAA
- a CDS encoding sensor histidine kinase, protein MKKNTGYLLSLCIAAVTGVLVLQLYWIRSYYEVNKATFEKEVNLAMEDAVKKEFDIRCDSIEQHVYKMLLDTNEIALTWRYDQKHKAPMFTVSNKHDLKQSNSFRTDSLLQVPTSATDLVFKQKLARHFARQIRNDDLMGHFVLFYTQNLGKFITDETNKYDFDTTRLRPVLKQLLADRDIHMPFTFYLRIKDSTVNKSHLSPSLTAKYPVISKAFITYKKSKTDHYVRALFEAPSPYIWSHMGLLFAGSVFLIGGVAFSMFYLLRSLFQEKKISAIKNDFISNITHEFKTPIATVSAAVEALTSFDVLDDREKTQRYLHHSKNELNRLATLVDKVLNISLYENQQFDIRPEELNVDEMINAILNESSLVVTKPVKFNYMNNSGVATIFADKVYFQHTISNVIDNSIKYSDKQAEITVDCKLRPGHFVIAVKDKGAGISTEHLPYIFEKFYRVPSKQHHIKGHGLGLSYVKSIIEKHHGWCKMESEFGKGSTLYLAWPL, encoded by the coding sequence ATGAAAAAAAATACGGGCTACTTACTGTCTTTATGTATTGCGGCGGTTACCGGGGTGTTGGTTTTGCAGCTTTATTGGATCAGGAGCTATTATGAAGTAAACAAAGCCACTTTTGAAAAAGAGGTTAACCTGGCCATGGAGGATGCGGTTAAAAAAGAGTTCGATATCCGTTGCGACAGCATTGAGCAGCATGTTTATAAAATGCTACTCGATACTAATGAAATAGCGCTAACCTGGCGCTACGACCAAAAGCACAAAGCCCCGATGTTTACCGTATCTAATAAACATGATCTCAAACAAAGCAATTCCTTTCGTACCGATAGTCTCCTGCAAGTGCCGACTTCCGCGACAGATTTGGTTTTTAAGCAAAAGCTGGCCCGGCATTTTGCCAGGCAAATCCGTAATGATGACCTAATGGGGCACTTCGTTTTATTTTACACCCAAAATTTGGGAAAATTCATCACCGACGAAACAAATAAATATGATTTCGATACTACCCGCCTGCGCCCGGTGTTAAAACAACTGTTAGCCGACCGGGACATTCATATGCCCTTTACCTTTTACCTACGAATTAAAGACAGCACGGTGAACAAAAGCCATTTAAGCCCATCTTTGACGGCTAAATATCCGGTAATCAGCAAAGCATTTATCACATATAAAAAAAGTAAGACCGATCATTATGTACGGGCATTATTTGAGGCCCCATCGCCTTACATATGGTCACACATGGGACTGCTTTTTGCCGGTTCTGTATTTTTAATAGGGGGTGTAGCTTTCAGTATGTTTTATTTGCTACGGTCATTGTTCCAGGAAAAGAAGATTTCTGCTATTAAAAACGATTTTATCAGCAACATTACCCATGAATTTAAAACACCGATAGCCACTGTGTCCGCCGCCGTTGAAGCACTGACCAGTTTTGATGTGCTGGATGACAGGGAAAAAACACAGCGGTATCTCCATCATTCTAAGAACGAGTTAAATCGTTTAGCCACCCTGGTCGATAAAGTACTGAACATTTCTCTCTATGAAAACCAACAGTTTGATATACGGCCCGAGGAACTGAATGTAGACGAAATGATTAACGCGATCTTAAACGAGAGTTCTCTCGTAGTCACTAAACCGGTTAAGTTTAATTATATGAACAATTCGGGCGTTGCCACTATTTTTGCCGATAAGGTATATTTCCAGCATACGATCAGTAACGTGATTGACAATTCTATTAAATATTCAGATAAGCAAGCGGAGATCACTGTTGACTGTAAACTTCGACCAGGCCATTTCGTGATTGCGGTGAAAGATAAAGGGGCCGGTATTAGTACCGAACATTTACCTTATATTTTCGAGAAGTTTTACCGGGTGCCATCCAAGCAACACCATATAAAGGGGCATGGTCTGGGCCTTAGTTATGTGAAAAGTATTATTGAAAAACACCACGGGTGGTGCAAAATGGAAAGTGAATTTGGAAAAGGAAGCACGTTATATTTAGCCTGGCCACTATGA
- a CDS encoding DUF5712 family protein, giving the protein MYINITDSPTSDNKGSSHDLVHYLEKENRIDKEIQPELWFNQDRTTISAFDTRQAIDNNIAKLSKQDAKFFLLNISPSQKEITWLKERYGDEGAKEQLKAYAIKVMDEYANNFKRPGINSSKDLRWFGKLENFRYYGHKDPEVKQGLKKRGERKPGEQMHIQIIVSRKDITNKIKLSPKNNSKGRNAEHSRKMGQFDRSAFKQSGERVFDEQFSFDRGLDETFKYANAKKKGLLDERVAMRTERIKNETQCKPALKPEFTPLQADSQLKLSFGKTQAETAPYIPIKKRKKKSKEQEQDQGLTF; this is encoded by the coding sequence ATGTACATTAATATAACAGACAGCCCAACATCAGACAATAAAGGCAGCAGTCATGACCTTGTGCATTATCTGGAAAAAGAAAACCGGATAGATAAGGAAATTCAACCCGAACTTTGGTTTAATCAGGACCGCACGACAATTTCAGCGTTCGATACGAGGCAGGCCATTGATAACAACATTGCCAAACTTAGTAAACAAGATGCTAAATTTTTCCTGCTCAATATCAGCCCGAGCCAAAAAGAGATCACTTGGCTAAAGGAGCGTTATGGCGACGAGGGCGCAAAAGAGCAGCTTAAAGCTTATGCAATTAAAGTCATGGATGAGTATGCCAATAATTTTAAGCGCCCGGGCATCAATAGCAGCAAAGACCTGCGATGGTTTGGCAAGCTTGAAAACTTTCGCTATTACGGCCATAAAGACCCTGAAGTTAAACAAGGGTTGAAAAAACGGGGTGAACGTAAACCCGGCGAACAAATGCATATTCAGATCATTGTAAGCCGTAAAGACATCACAAACAAGATCAAGCTTAGCCCGAAGAATAATTCTAAAGGCAGGAATGCGGAGCATTCCCGCAAAATGGGGCAGTTTGACCGCTCTGCTTTTAAACAGTCCGGCGAACGGGTTTTTGATGAACAGTTCAGCTTCGACCGTGGATTAGATGAAACCTTTAAATATGCGAATGCAAAGAAAAAAGGTTTGCTCGATGAACGGGTGGCCATGAGAACTGAACGTATCAAGAACGAAACGCAATGTAAGCCCGCCCTTAAACCGGAATTTACGCCACTTCAGGCAGACAGTCAACTCAAGCTTTCATTTGGTAAGACGCAGGCCGAAACAGCTCCATATATCCCCATAAAAAAGAGAAAGAAAAAAAGTAAAGAGCAGGAACAAGATCAGGGCCTGACATTTTGA
- a CDS encoding helix-turn-helix domain-containing protein, with amino-acid sequence MTTLDLITKDDLEQFKTELFAELKKLGVGRANEQASRQWLKSAEVRKLLNISPGTLQTLRSAGIITYTKVGSLLYYNQEDIIKMLEGKKS; translated from the coding sequence ATGACCACATTAGATTTAATTACGAAAGATGACCTGGAACAGTTCAAGACCGAATTGTTCGCAGAGTTAAAAAAGCTTGGCGTCGGACGAGCGAATGAGCAAGCATCAAGGCAATGGCTTAAAAGCGCCGAAGTGCGCAAACTATTGAATATTTCACCGGGAACCTTGCAAACGCTGCGCAGTGCCGGCATTATAACTTACACTAAGGTTGGCAGCCTGCTTTACTATAACCAGGAGGATATTATCAAAATGCTGGAGGGCAAAAAATCATGA